In Candidatus Pelagibacter sp. RS39, the following proteins share a genomic window:
- a CDS encoding branched-chain amino acid ABC transporter permease gives MDFLNALILLLNYIFVPALAYGSQLAIGAIFVTLIYGILRFANFATGDMMSFGTMVAILFTWYFQSLGLSLGFLPTALLAIPFAILFMGLYMLIIDKFVFKYYRLNKSPPVQLAMVSIGVMFVTQAVVRIIIGPSDRRFFDGEKFLIKANEFKEMTGLNEGLAIKSTQVITIVVTIILVSTLFWFLNKTKTGKSMRAYSDNEDLALLSGIDPKKIVMITWMIAAILATIGGVLYGLDKSFKPFTYFNNMLPIFAAAIVGGIGNPFGAFLGGYVIAFSEILLTYAYKKFFMYVLPESMEPDGLIQLLSTDYKFAVSFSILVIVLLYRPSGIFKGKIL, from the coding sequence ATGGATTTTCTAAACGCGTTAATTCTTTTATTAAATTATATTTTTGTTCCTGCTCTTGCCTACGGATCTCAATTAGCAATTGGAGCCATATTTGTAACTTTGATTTATGGAATACTGCGCTTTGCAAATTTTGCAACTGGAGACATGATGTCATTTGGCACAATGGTTGCCATACTTTTTACGTGGTACTTTCAGTCACTTGGTTTATCCCTTGGTTTTTTACCCACTGCACTTTTAGCAATACCTTTTGCAATTCTCTTTATGGGTTTATACATGCTAATTATTGATAAGTTTGTATTTAAATATTACAGATTAAATAAAAGTCCCCCTGTTCAATTAGCAATGGTAAGTATTGGAGTAATGTTTGTTACCCAAGCAGTTGTAAGAATTATAATTGGCCCATCAGATAGAAGATTTTTTGATGGTGAGAAATTTTTGATTAAAGCTAATGAGTTTAAGGAAATGACAGGTTTAAACGAGGGACTTGCTATTAAGTCAACTCAAGTTATTACAATTGTTGTCACAATAATTTTAGTTTCAACTTTATTTTGGTTTTTAAATAAAACAAAAACTGGAAAAAGTATGAGAGCTTATTCTGACAATGAAGATTTAGCATTACTTTCTGGAATAGATCCAAAAAAAATTGTTATGATTACTTGGATGATTGCTGCAATTTTAGCAACAATAGGTGGAGTTTTATATGGTTTAGATAAAAGTTTTAAACCATTTACTTATTTCAATAATATGCTCCCAATATTTGCTGCTGCTATAGTTGGGGGAATTGGTAATCCTTTTGGAGCTTTCCTAGGAGGTTACGTAATTGCCTTTTCAGAAATACTGTTGACTTATGCATATAAGAAATTCTTTATGTATGTTTTACCAGAAAGCATGGAACCAGATGGTTTAATTCAGTTACTTTCAACTGATTATAAATTTGCAGTATCTTTTTCAATATTGGTAATTGTATTGCTCTATCGTCCATCAGGAATATTTAAAGGAAAGATATTGTGA
- a CDS encoding ABC transporter ATP-binding protein, giving the protein MQDNILEIKNLSKYFGGLAAVSNCSLKVKQGTITGIIGPNGSGKTTLFNLIAGNLKSSGGSVLFNNQNITDVPSYELFSKGLLRTFQIAHEFTNLSVLENLMMVPGNQSGEKLMNALLKPGLVAKEESQIKEKAMEVVDFLNLSHLKNELAGNLSGGQKKLLELGRTMMVDAKLVLLDEVGAGVNRTLLKDLGTAIEKLNKEKGYTFCMIEHDMDFIGRLCDPVIVMAEGSVLFEGSVEDAKKDDRVIESYLGRGSKLKDN; this is encoded by the coding sequence ATGCAAGATAATATTTTAGAAATAAAAAACTTATCAAAATATTTTGGTGGATTAGCAGCCGTATCTAATTGTTCATTAAAAGTAAAACAAGGAACTATAACTGGTATAATAGGACCTAATGGTTCTGGAAAAACAACTTTATTTAATTTAATTGCTGGAAATTTAAAATCGTCTGGTGGTAGTGTTTTATTTAATAATCAAAATATCACTGATGTTCCGTCTTATGAATTATTTTCAAAAGGATTATTAAGAACTTTCCAAATAGCTCATGAATTTACGAATTTATCAGTTTTAGAAAATTTGATGATGGTACCAGGCAATCAATCTGGAGAAAAGTTGATGAATGCTTTATTAAAGCCTGGATTAGTTGCAAAAGAGGAAAGTCAAATAAAAGAAAAAGCAATGGAAGTAGTTGATTTTCTTAATTTAAGTCATTTAAAGAATGAATTAGCTGGAAACTTATCTGGAGGACAAAAAAAACTATTAGAATTGGGACGAACAATGATGGTAGATGCAAAGTTAGTATTGTTAGATGAGGTCGGCGCAGGAGTTAATCGAACTTTATTAAAGGATTTAGGTACAGCTATAGAGAAGTTAAACAAAGAGAAAGGTTATACTTTTTGCATGATTGAGCACGATATGGATTTTATAGGAAGATTATGTGATCCAGTAATTGTTATGGCAGAAGGATCTGTTTTATTTGAGGGTTCAGTGGAAGATGCAAAAAAAGATGACAGAGTAATTGAAAGCTACTTAGGTAGAGGTTCAAAACTAAAAGATAATTAA
- a CDS encoding branched-chain amino acid ABC transporter permease, producing the protein MMGLIILVGIFQSWNIALSIFNLCLISAVMTMGANIQWGYAGLINFGIMGFTALGGLAAVLISVNPVQEAWSAGGTNILLSLFLIIGIVLAVRFVLKRYQKSKIRNYIIAVIIISGIIIIRFVSEPGIEAIEEVNPARTGFLGGLGLPIIFSWIVGAFFAGGLAFVIGKVALGLRADYLAIATLLISEIVIAIIKHEDWLTRGVKNVIGLKRPAPYEVNLQETEWFINLVEKFNSGKLALISDITERQAALNQFVIEGSSVFVKLCYSGLFLVVVIILLILTQKALYSPWGRMMRAIRDNEEAANAMGKNVVKQHLLIFVLGSAIVGIAGAMLVTQDGLFTPGSYRPLRYTFLIWVMVIVGGSGNNFGAILGGFVVWFLWIEAAPIGLYLVNLTTAGLEDTHFLKVHLIESVPYFRFLMMGIGLLLIMRYRPKGILPEKIEIK; encoded by the coding sequence ATGATGGGATTAATTATCCTTGTAGGTATATTTCAATCTTGGAATATTGCTTTATCCATCTTTAATTTATGTTTGATATCAGCTGTCATGACGATGGGTGCTAATATTCAATGGGGTTATGCCGGTTTGATTAATTTTGGAATAATGGGCTTTACCGCACTAGGTGGTCTAGCTGCAGTTTTAATTTCTGTAAATCCAGTTCAAGAGGCTTGGAGCGCAGGGGGTACCAATATTCTATTAAGTCTATTTCTTATAATTGGAATTGTTTTAGCTGTTAGATTTGTTCTTAAAAGATATCAAAAATCTAAAATTAGAAATTATATAATCGCTGTAATTATTATTTCAGGAATAATTATTATACGATTTGTCTCTGAACCTGGTATTGAAGCAATTGAAGAAGTAAACCCAGCTAGAACTGGATTTTTAGGTGGGCTAGGGCTTCCAATAATTTTTTCTTGGATTGTCGGTGCTTTCTTTGCAGGAGGATTAGCTTTTGTCATTGGTAAGGTAGCATTAGGATTAAGAGCTGATTACTTAGCAATAGCGACATTACTAATATCAGAAATAGTAATAGCAATTATCAAACATGAAGACTGGTTAACCAGAGGTGTTAAAAATGTGATTGGTTTAAAACGTCCTGCTCCATATGAAGTTAACTTACAAGAAACAGAATGGTTTATAAATCTAGTTGAAAAATTTAATTCAGGAAAATTAGCTTTGATTTCTGATATTACAGAGAGACAAGCAGCACTTAATCAATTTGTAATAGAAGGATCATCAGTATTTGTAAAACTTTGTTATTCAGGTTTATTTTTAGTTGTTGTGATTATTCTTTTAATTTTAACTCAAAAAGCTCTTTACTCTCCTTGGGGAAGAATGATGAGAGCTATCAGAGATAATGAAGAAGCTGCTAATGCTATGGGCAAAAATGTAGTTAAACAGCATTTGTTAATTTTTGTTTTAGGATCAGCTATTGTCGGTATTGCAGGAGCTATGCTTGTAACTCAAGATGGATTATTTACACCAGGGAGTTATAGACCTTTAAGATATACTTTTTTGATTTGGGTAATGGTTATTGTTGGTGGTAGTGGTAATAACTTTGGAGCAATTCTTGGAGGTTTTGTAGTTTGGTTCTTATGGATTGAAGCAGCACCAATAGGATTGTACTTAGTTAATTTAACAACAGCAGGTTTAGAAGATACACATTTTTTGAAAGTTCATTTAATTGAAAGTGTTCCTTATTTCAGATTTTTAATGATGGGAATAGGTTTATTATTAATTATGAGGTATAGACCAAAGGGTATACTTCCTGAAAAAATAGAAATAAAATAA
- a CDS encoding ABC transporter ATP-binding protein has translation MAFFEGNNMTGGYGKGPDIINSCTVNVERGEIVSILGPNGAGKSTAMKAMLGLLNLKSGSVIIDGKDISKLSPQDRVKEGISFVPQTKNVFAGMTVEENLEMGAFLVNQDYTKVIDEIYNLFPILTEKRKQFVGELSGGQRQQVALGRALMIKPSVLMLDEPTAGVSPIVMDELFDHIIKVKKTNVAILMVEQNAKQALNISDRGYVLVTGENRYSGTGKELLNDPRVRSSFLGG, from the coding sequence ATGGCTTTTTTTGAAGGAAACAACATGACAGGTGGATATGGCAAGGGTCCAGATATAATTAATTCATGTACTGTTAATGTTGAAAGAGGAGAGATAGTTTCCATTCTTGGTCCCAATGGAGCTGGAAAATCCACAGCTATGAAAGCCATGCTAGGTTTATTAAATTTAAAATCAGGGTCTGTAATTATTGACGGTAAAGATATTTCAAAACTTTCTCCACAAGATAGAGTGAAAGAAGGAATTTCATTCGTACCTCAAACAAAAAATGTATTTGCAGGAATGACAGTTGAGGAAAATTTAGAAATGGGTGCTTTCTTAGTCAATCAAGACTATACAAAAGTAATCGATGAAATTTATAATCTTTTCCCAATTTTAACTGAAAAAAGAAAACAATTTGTGGGAGAATTGTCAGGAGGTCAAAGACAACAAGTTGCATTAGGAAGGGCGCTGATGATTAAACCATCTGTACTCATGTTAGATGAGCCAACTGCTGGTGTTTCTCCAATTGTGATGGATGAACTTTTTGATCATATTATAAAAGTAAAAAAAACAAATGTTGCAATCTTGATGGTTGAGCAGAATGCAAAGCAAGCTCTCAATATTTCTGATAGAGGATATGTATTAGTCACTGGTGAAAATCGTTATTCAGGGACAGGTAAAGAATTACTAAACGATCCAAGAGTAAGAAGCTCTTTTTTAGGTGGTTAA